Proteins encoded together in one Electrophorus electricus isolate fEleEle1 chromosome 9, fEleEle1.pri, whole genome shotgun sequence window:
- the erap2 gene encoding endoplasmic reticulum aminopeptidase 2 — MSYSTGQVLFFTSVLLMFPGTYLSSESNSASVNSGHVATNGLPFPWSKLRLPNYIIPVHYHLLLHPNLTTLTFNGSVKIEIDVKNNTNWVVLHSKALEITAADVLDESEAPLFDKALPVLEYPPHEQIAIFSPQILTSGEKYFLYLEFTAALGKGFYGFYKSSYKTPDGETRFLASTHFEPTSARMAFPCFDEPIFKANYSVRIRRGPFHVALSNMPIEQTVELANGLLEDRFEASVQMSSYLVAFIVCDFRSVSRQTSTGIDVSVYAVPHKWHQTHYALEAAVNILEFYEKYFSIYYPLPKLDLIAIPDFQSGAMENWGLTTYRETSLLYDPDVSSASDKLWVTMVIGHELAHQWFGNLVTMEWWNDIWLNEGFARYMEFVSVQATYPQLKVEDYLLVTCFAAIGRDSLNSSRPISSSAENPTQIKEMFDTVSYDKGACILHMLRNFLTDDVFQSGIVRYLRKFKYRNAKNEDLWNSLVNTCSEEDFTSGEYCYSDKQATKNAYQFAGEHIDLKKMMNTWTLQKGVPLVTVKHKGNKLYIEQERFLKTIQPGDPMWHSLQTGYLWHIPLTYKTSHSSTETRHILETKSDMLVLNQDVDWVKFNTDMNGYYIINYDTKGWNALIELLGVNHTALSFKDRADLIHNAFQLVTAGRLTLDRALDLITYLKSETHNVPLLQGIGYLEYFYKMMQKRNVYDVTQNLKIYILEYFRDMIEKQTWSNEGTVSDRRMRSELLSLACDLGFAPCLEKARYFYHSWVKANGTISLPTDVMETIYMVGAQDDSGWNYLLEKYRVSMSASEKSKILAALASNRDSSKLLRLLELGMEGSVIRTQDLSALIYYVARNPSGHFLSWNFVKKNWNELVEKFQLGSFSIRNILIGTTGQFSSKEELADIKDFFDSIRDQSSQLRVTQVALENVEKNILWMERNLEALRNWLQRMLD; from the exons ATGTCATATTCCACCgggcaagttttattttttacctcaGTCTTGCTGATGTTCCCTGGCACATACCTGTCCTCGGAAAGCAACAGTGCCTCTGTCAACAGTGGCCATGTGGCTACCAATGGCCTTCCTTTCCCTTGGAGCAAGCTACGTCTTCCAAATTACATTATTCCAGTTCATTACCATCTTCTACTCCATCCCAACCTTACAACGCTGACGTTCAACGGCTCTGTCAAGATCGAGATCGACGTGAAAAACAACACCAACTGGGTGGTCCTGCACAGCAAAGCCCTTGAGATCACTGCAGCCGATGTGCTGGACGAGAGCGAAGCGCCCCTGTTTGACAAGGCGCTCCCCGTTCTGGAGTACCCTCCCCACGAGCAGATAGCCATCTTCTCTCCTCAGATACTGACATCTGGAGAAAAGTACTTTTTGTATTTGGAATTTACAGCAGCACTGGGCAAAGGTTTCTATGGCTTCTACAAGAGTTCATACAAAACCCCAGATGGAGAAACAAG ATTCTTGGCATCTACTCACTTTGAACCTACCTCTGCACGAATGGCTTTCCCGTGTTTTGATGAGCCCATCTTCAAAGCCAACTACTCTGTTCGGATAAGAAGGGGACCCTTTCATGTTGCTCTGTCCAACATGCCCATA gagCAAACGGTGGAGTTGGCCAACGGTTTGTTGGAAGATCGTTTTGAGGCGAGTGTGCAGATGAGCTCCTACCTGGTGGCCTTCATAGTCTGTGACTTCAGGTCTGTTAGCAGACAAACGTCAACTGGCATTGAT GTTTCCGTTTATGCTGTTCCACACAAGTGGCACCAGACCCACTATGCTCTTGAAGCCGCCGTAAACATTTTGGAGTTTTATGAGAAGTACTTCAGTATCTACTATCCATTACCTAAACTAG ATTTGATAGCCATTCCAGATTTCCAGTCAGGGGCTATGGAGAACTGGGGTCTGACTACCTATAGAGAGACCTCTCTCCTTTATGACCCTGACGTCTCATCCGCCTCAGACAAGTTGTGGGTTACTATGGTGATAGGTCATGAGCTGGCCCATCAG TGGTTTGGAAACCTGGTCACTATGGAGTGGTGGAATGATATATGGCTTAATGAGGGATTTGCACGATATATGGAGTTTGTCTCTGTTCAGGCTACGTACCCACAACTAAAAGTG GAGGACTACTTGTTGGTCACCTGTTTTGCGGCCATTGGACGGGATTCACTGAACTCCTCCAGGCCAATATCCAGTTCAGCAGAGAACCCTACTCAGATAAAGGAGATGTTTGACACTGTGTCTTATGACAAG GGGGCATGCATTCTGCACATGCTGAGGAATTTCCTAACAGATGATGTGTTCCAGAGTGGCATAGTCAGATACCTGCGGAAGTTCAAATATAGGAATGCCAAAAACGAGGACCTTTGGAACAGTCTGGTCAAT ACTTGCTCTGAAGAGGATTTTACATCAGGAGAATACTGTTATAGTGACAAACAGGCTACCAAAAATGCA TATCAGTTTGCTGGGGAACATATTGACCTGAAAAAGATGATGAACACATGGACTCTGCAGAAGGGCGTTCCTCTGGTGACTGTGAAGCACAAGGGGAACAAGCTTTACATTGAGCAAGAGCGATTTCTGAAGACCATCCAGCCTGGTGACCCCATGTGGCATTCATTGCAAACTGG CTATCTGTGGCATATTCCTTTAACCTACAAAACAAGCCACTCCAGCACTGAGACGAGGCATATATTAGAGACAAAGTCAG ACATGCTGGTCCTGAATCAGGACGTAGACTGGGTGAAGTTTAATACAGACATGAATGGCTACTACATTATTAATTATGACACCAAGGGCTGGAATGCCCTGATTGAGCTGCTGGGAGTCAACCACACTGCTCTGAGCTTCAAGGACAGAGCTGACCTTATTCACAATGCCTTTCAACTGGTCAC GGCAGGGCGACTGACATTAGACCGGGCCCTGGATTTGATCACCTACCTGAAGTCTGAGACCCACAATGTTCCCCTCTTACAAGGCATTGGGTATTTAGAATACTTTTACAAGATGATGCAGAAGAGAAATGTATATGACGTCACTCAAAATCTCAAG ATCTACATACTGGAGTACTTTAGAGACATGATAGAGAAGCAGACCTGGAGTAACGAGGGTACAGTCTCAGACAGAAGGATGCGCTCCGAGCTTCTGTCCCTGGCATGCGATCTTGGGTTTGCACCCTGTTTGGAGAAGGCCAGATATTTCTACCACAGCTGGGTGAAAGCTAATGGCACAATTAG CCTACCCACTGATGTGATGGAGACCATCTACATGGTTGGAGCCCAAGATGATAGTGGCTGGAATTACCTACTGGAAAAGTACAGGGTGTCCATGAGTGCATCAGAGAAAAGCAAAATCCTTGCAGCTTTGGCAAGCAACAGGGACTCAAGTAAACTACTAAG GCTGCTGGAGCTTGGAATGGAGGGATCAGTCATAAGAACACAAGACCTATCTGCCTTAATATACTATGTGGCCAGAAATCCATCAGGTCATTTCCTGTCTTGGAATTTTGTAAAGAAGAACTGGAATGAACTGGTGGAAAA ATTTCAGCTGGGCTCATTCTCTATCAGAAATATACTAATTGGTACAACAGGGCAGTTCTCTTCCAAAGAAGAACTTGCTGAT ATCAAGGATTTTTTCGACTCCATCAGGGACCAGTCATCTCAGCTCCGCGTCACTCAGGTGGCTCTTGAGAACGTGGAGAAGAACATTCTGTGGATGGAGAGGAATTTAGAAGCTTTGAGGAACTGGCTTCAGAGAATGCTGGACTAA
- the lnpep gene encoding leucyl-cystinyl aminopeptidase, with protein METFESERDPLPRNMIENSMFEEEPDVMDLAKESPSCPIDSDDVVYEPRSSRLLVRGLGENDQDDEEEDYESSARLLGMSFMNRSSNQRGATSSFVRQQPSGLCSMPSAKTTVLGVLVLVVVASVVMVIYFLPSCTFSKEGCQKSNSSTIYPVTSEGELFPWSELRLPTSVRPVQYEISLHLNLTTLTFQGSVTIRVVVLNETKVIVLHSSGMKILKCTFQDKEVKVLEYKPWQQIAINISENLKKGQTYVLNINYMANLSSSYDGFYNSSYIDTTWEKRVLAATQFEPLAARKAFPCFDEPAFKATFLIKIKREREYISLSNMPKAKTTELPDGLFEDEFESSVNMSTYLVAFIVANFSSVSMNASNTVVSVYAVPDKKDQVHYALQTAPQLLQFYNSFFDINYPLRKLDLVGIPDFLAGAMENWGLITFRETTLLVGNHSSDIDKQLVTSVIAHELAHQWFGNLVTMRWWNDLWLNEGFATYMQYMSIQKVFPHLEIDNEFLRVRFRALEKDALNSSHPVSSVVNTPEQVEEMFDAVSYEKGASILLMLNATFTEQVFREGIKEYLKKYRGGNTDSNDLWSSLSQVIKQSVDVGQMMNTWTKQKGFPLVTVSRAGTQVKLMQEHFLLNANNVTASSNLWHIPLTYVNDTCSNSISCRQVFHFKDKTAKFEVPTSVKWLKFNYRNEGFYVVDYGDKGWEALMDALKENVNVLSREDRASLINNLFALSRLGKVSIIQVLNLLTYLKNETETAPLTEALRQLNHIYRLLGKRSDLFLVSRMRTHIFDHFGDLMDSQSWGKEMSVSKQELRSALLETACTLNRLNCTQQAKALFNQWMASNRTMRIPGELLKVVLSVAAQTEQDWNTLFNTYKFSILDSEKRKTLQALASTQNIRTIMWILQAGLDGNDIQTPELPLVISTVCRHFAGHLYAWDFVKENWDKLTQKFPVGSFALQSIIASTTSQFSRKLQLEEVQSFFGSLKERGSQMRSVQEAIENIELNIRWMESNLATLRKWL; from the exons ATGGAAACATTTGAAAGTG AGCGAGACCCCCTCCCCAGGAACATGATTGAAAACAGCATGTTTGAGGAGGAGCCAGATGTGATGGATCTGGCAAAGGAGTCGCCCTCCTGTCCCATCGACTCAGACGACGTGGTGTACGAGCCACGCAGTTCCAGACTGTTGGTGCGAGGACTCGGTGAGAATgaccaggatgatgaagaggaagactATGAGTCCTCTGCCCGCCTCCTGGGCATGTCCTTTATGAACCGCAGCTCCAACCAGCGTGGTGCTACCTCATCCTTCGTCCGCCAGCAGCCCTCTGGCTTATGCTCCATGCCTTCCGCGAAGACCACTGTGCTGGGGGTCTTGGTACTGGTCGTGGTCGCCTCAGTCGTAATGGTCATCTACTTCCTCCCCAGCTGCACATTCTCCAAAGAAGGCTGTCAAAAGAGTAACTCCAGCACTATCTATCCCGTCACGAGTGAAGGAGAGCTCTTCCCATGGTCGGAGCTGAGGCTCCCCACCAGTGTGCGTCCTGTTCAGTATGAAATCTCGCTGCATCTGAACCTGACCACCCTGACCTTCCAAGGGAGTGTGACTATCAGGGTGGTGGTCTTGAATGAAACCAAGGTGATCGTTTTGCATAGCTCTGGCATGAAGATACTGAAGTGTACTTTCCAGGACAAAGAGGTGAAGGTCTTGGAGTACAAGCCCTGGCAACAGATCGCCATCAACATCTCGGAAAACCTCAAAAAGGGACAAACATATGTGTTGAATATTAACTACATGGCAAATCTTTCCAGCAGCTATGATGGCTTCTATAACAGCTCTTATATTGACACAACCTGGGAAAAGAG AGTTTTGGCTGCTACTCAGTTTGAGCCTCTGGCAGCCCGCAAGGCTTTCCCATGTTTTGATGAACCTGCCTTTAAAGCCACTTTTCTCATTAAGATAAAGAGAGAGCGTGAATACATCAGCCTTTCGAACATGCCCAAG GCCAAAACAACGGAGTTACCTGATGGGCTTTTTGAGGATGAATTTGAGAGCAGCGTGAATATGAGCACTTATCTTGTTGCCTTTATTGTTGCGAACTTCAGCAGTGTCAGCATGAATGCCTCCAACACTGTG GTCTCTGTATATGCAGTTCCAGATAAGAAGGACCAGGTTCATTATGCATTGCAAACAGCTCCCCAGTTACTACAGTTCTACAACAGTTTCTTTGACATCAACTATCCACTGCGCAAATTGG ACTTAGTAGGCATTCCGGATTTTCTGGCTGGAGCTATGGAGAACTGGGGACTCATTACATTCCGGGAGACTACTCTGCTTGTGGGCAATCATTCTTCGGATATAGATAAACAACTAGTGACCTCTGTCATTGCACATGAACTAGCACACCAG TGGTTCGGAAACCTAGTCACCATGCGTTGGTGGAATGATCTTTGGCTAAATGAAGGATTTGCAACTTACATGCAGTACATGTCTATTCAGAAAGTCTTTCCTCATCTTGAAATT GACAATGAATTCCTAAGAGTACGCTTCAGAGCCCTGGAGAAAGACGCTCTGAATTCATCGCACCCCGTGTCTTCTGTAGTGAACACTCcggagcaggtggaggagatgTTCGATGCGGTGTCCTACGAGAAG GGGGCGTCCATTTTGCTCATGCTCAATGCAACATTTACTGAGCAGGTGTTCAGGGAGGGCATAAAGGAGTATTTGAAAAAGTACAGAGGAGGCAACACGGACAGTAATGACCTTTGGAGCAGTCTTTCTCAG GTGATAAAACAGTCTGTTGATGTAGGCCAAATGATGAACACTTGGACTAAGCAGAAAGGTTTTCCACTGGTCACAGTGAGCAGAGCAGGCACCCAAGTGAAACTGATGCAAGAACATTTCCTTTTAAATGCCAACAATGTTACAGCTAGCAG TAACCTGTGGCACATCCCTCTGACTTACGTCAATGACACTTGTAGCAACTCCATCTCCTGTAGGCAGGTGTTTCATTTCAAGGACAAAACAG CCAAATTTGAGGTTCCCACCAGCGTGAAGTGGCTGAAATTTAATTACAGGAATGAAGGCTTCTATGTAGTGGACTATGGAGACAAAGGCTGGGAGGCACTGATGGACGCCTTAAAGGAAAATGTGAATGTTCTTTCCCGTGAGGATCGTGCGTCTCTCATCAACAACCTCTTTGCCCTGTCACG gttGGGCAAGGTATCCATCATACAGGTGTTAAATCTGTTAACATACTTAAaaaatgagacagaaacagCCCCACTAACTGAAGCCCTAAGACAGCTCAACCACATCTATAGGCTGCTTGGCAAAAGATCTGATTTGTTCTTGGTTTCTAGGATGAGG ACACacatatttgatcattttggGGATCTGATGGACAGCCAGTCATGGGGAAAGGAGATGTCGGTATCTAAGCAGGAACTGAGGTCCGCCCTGCTTGAGACAGCCTGCACCCTGAACAGGCTCaactgcacacagcaggcaAAGGCTCTCTTCAACCAGTGGATGGCCTCAAATAGAACTATGAG AATTCCAGGTGAACTCTTGAAGGTGGTTCTGTCTGTGGCAGCCCAGACTGAACAAGATTGGAACACATTATTTAATACGTATAAGTTCTCCATCCTTGACTCTGAGAAACGCAAAACACTGCAGGCCTTGGCCAGCACTCAGAATATACGAACAATCATGTG GATCCTACAAGCAGGCCTTGATGGAAACGATATTCAAACTCCTGAACTTCCACTTGTGATTAGCACAGTGTGTAGACATTTTGCGGGCCATCTCTATGCATGGGATTTTGTGAAGGAAAACTGGGATAAACTTACACAAAA GTTCCCCGTTGGTAGTTTTGCCTTGCAAAGCATCATTGCGTCCACAACCAGTCAGTTCTCTAGAAAGCTGCAGCTTGAGGAG GTTCAGAGTTTCTTTGGctccctgaaggagagaggatCTCAAATGAGGAGTGTCCAAGAGGCCATCGAGAACATTGAGCTGAACATTCGCTGGATGGAGAGCAACCTGGCCACACTCAGGAAGTGGCTGTAG
- the rgmb gene encoding RGM domain family member B, translating into MGKAGFYYPGADCLFHPSPLLCLLLLGTLSFLGHIGESQVQTLQCRIHKCTTDFVSLTSHLSPSLDGFDVEFCKALRAYSGCTQRTSKSCRGNLVFHSAMLGISDLMIQRNCSKDGPTSSTHPAVPIEPCNYHSRHHHPAALPGTGAARDSEPQRPTFLFCGLFGDPHLRTFKDQFQTCKVEGAWPLIDNNYLSVQVTNVPVVLGSIATATDKITIIFKPYQECTEQKVYQAVTDDLPAAFVDGTVMGGDSETRSLLIVERTAGREVELHAAYIGVTIIVRQLGRYLTLAVRVPEEVAMAFDETQDLQLCMNGCPTSERIDEEGHLRLPVLGLQQGGAHVQARPGTVAVAAAQKGAFTPESASSKCREKLEVKDIYFYSCVFDLLTTGDANFTSAAYNALKDVEVLHPKRERWHIFPRSRAGPGPAAIFSTLLACILATALS; encoded by the exons gggaGAGCCAGGTGCAGACCCTGCAGTGCCGCATCCACAAATGCACCACTGACTTCGTGTCGCTCACCTCACACCTGAGCCCTTCGCTGGATGGCTTCGACGTGGAGTTCTGCAAGGCCCTGCGCGCCTACTCGGGTTGTACACAGCGCACCTCCAAGAGTTGCCGGGGTAACCTGGTCTTCCACTCAGCCATGCTGGGGATCAGCGACCTTATGATCCAGAGGAACTGCTCCAAGGACGGCCCCACTTCCTCCACACATCCTGCGGTCCCCATCGAGCCCTGCAACTACCACAGCCGCCACCACCACCCGGCGGCCCTGCCCGGCACAGGGGCAGCCCGAGACTCTGAGCCTCAGCGTCCCACCTTCCTTTTCTGCGGCCTGTTTGGGGACCCACACCTGAGGACTTTTAAGGATCAGTTCCAGACCTGTAAGGTGGAGGGCGCATGGCCCCTTATCGATAACAATTACCTGTCCGTGCAGGTAACCAACGTGCCGGTGGTGCTAGGATCAATCGCCACGGCAACCGACAAG ATCACCATAATATTCAAACCGTATCAGGAGTGCACAGAACAGAAGGTGTACCAGGCTGTGACGGATGACCTGCCGGCGGCATTCGTGGACGGCACGGTCATGGGCGGTGACAGCGAGACACGCAGCCTCCTGATTGTGGAGCGGACGGCGGGCCGTGAGGTGGAGCTCCACGCCGCCTACATAGGTGTCACCATCATTGTGCGGCAGCTGGGCCGCTACCTGACGCTGGCCGTGCGCGTGCCTGAGGAGGTCGCCATGGCCTTCGATGAGACACAGGACCTGCAGCTGTGCATGAACGGCTGCCCCACCTCTGAGCGCATCGACGAGGAGGGGCACCTGCGCTTGCCTGTGCTTGGCCTCCAGCAGGGCGGCGCTCATGTGCAAGCCAGGCCTGGGACGGTGGCCGTGGCAGCGGCGCAGAAGGGGGCCTTCACACCGGAGAGCGCCTCCAGCAAATGCCGCGAGAAGTTGGAGGTTAAGGACATCTATTTCTACTCGTGCGTGTTTGACCTCCTCACCACCGGGGATGCGAACTTCACCTCGGCCGCCTACAACGCCCTGAAGGATGTGGAGGTGCTGCACCCTAAACGGGAGCGCTGGCACATTTTCCCTCGCTCCAGAGCAGGGCCAGGACCGGCGGCGATCTTCAGCACACTCCTCGCATGCATACTGGCCACCGCGCTGTCATAG